TATTGACCATGGTAAAAGTACCTTGGCCGATCGCCTATTACAAGTAACAGGAACGATTTCTGATCGTGAGTTACAAAACCAAACATTAGACGATATGGATTTGGAACGCGAACGTGGTATCACAATCAAATCACACGCTATCCAAATGGAATATGAAAAAGATGGTGAAAAATATATTTTAAATTTAATTGACACGCCTGGACACGTGGATTTCTCGTATGAGGTTTCTCGTTCGATTGCCGCTTGTGAAGGTGCTTTGTTAATTGTAGATGCTGCTCAAAGCATCCAAGCTCAAACCATTTCTAACTTATATTTAGCATTAGAAAATGATTTAGAGATTATTCCAGTTTTAAACAAAATCGATTTACCTTCTGCTAATCCAGAAGAGGTAACAGATGATATTGTAGACTTATTAGGTTGTGAACCTGAAGATGTATTGCGTTGTTCTGGAAAAACAGGTGAAGGAGTTTTAGAATTGTTGCATACAATTATAGAAAAAGTTCCTGCTCCTGTAGGAGATCCTGAAGCTCCGTTGCAAGCTTTAATCTTTGACTCTGTTTACAATCCTTTCCGTGGAATTGAAGCTTTTTATAAAGTTGTAAATGGAGAGATTAAAAAAGGGGATCAAGTCAAATTCATGGCAACCAATAAAAAATATGGTGCAGATGAAATTGGAACTTTAAAGTTAAATCAAGTAGAGAAAAAAGTAATTAAAACCGGAGATGTTGGTTACATTATTTCTGGGATTAAAGAAGCTGCCGAAGTAAAAGTTGGTGATACAATTACTTTAGTTGATAGACCTGCCGCTGAAGCTATTGATGGTTTCGAGGAAGTAAAACCGATGGTTTTCGCTGGAATTTATCCAGTAGACACAGAAGATTATGAAGATTTACGTGCTTCTATCGAGAAGTTGCGTTTAAATGATGCTTCCTTAACCTTTGAAGCAGAATCTTCTGCCGCTTTAGGGTTTGGTTTCCGTTGTGGTTTCTTAGGAATGCTACACTTAGAAATCATTCAAGAACGTTTAGAACGTGAATTTAACATGACAGTTATTACAACTGTTCCTAACGTTTCGTACGAAGCTTATTTAGAAAAAGATCCCGATAAAATGATTGCCGTTCATAATCCTTCTGAATTACCTGATCCTTCTGGATTAAATCGTGTGGAGGAACCTTACATTCGTGCAGCGATTATTACAAAATCTGAATTTGTTGGTCCTGTCATGAGTTTATGTATTGAGAAACGAGGCGAATTACAATCTCAAAATTATTTGACTCAACATCGAGTTGAAATGATTTTCAATATGCCTTTGGCTGAAGTTGTATTTGATTTCTATGATCGATTAAAATCAATTTCTAAAGGATATGCTTCTTTCGATTATGCTCCTTCTGGAATGAGAGCTTCAAAATTAGTTAAAGTGGATATCATGATTAACGGTGAAGTTGTAGATGCTTTATCTGCCTTAATTCACGTTGATAATGCTTACAACATTGGTAAAAAAATGTGTGAGAAATTACGCGAATTAATTCCTCGTCAACAGTTTGATATTCCAATTCAAGCAGCAATTGGTGCTAAAATTATTGCACGTGAAACCATTAAAGCTTTACGTAAAGACGTTACAGCAAAATGTTACGGAGGAGATATTTCTCGTAAACGTAAGTTATTAGAAAAACAAAAAGCTGGTAAGAAGAAAATGCGTCAAATTGGACGTGTAGAGGTTCCTCAATCTGCCTTCTTAGCTGTTTTAAAATTGAACGATTAAGATTAATTTTATATATATTTTTATAAGCCACTCAATGAGTGGCTTTTTTTGTAACAATTATTACAATCCAACTCATTAATATTTTAGAAATTTGTAATAAACTTTATAACATGATTTTACTTCAAATAAATTTTGATTTTCCTGTTGAATATATGGGAGAAAATTTAACTAACAATGCACAACCATTGGCTGAAAGCATTAATTTAGAAAAAGGGTTTATTTCTAAGATTTGGATCGAGAATAAAGAGACTGCTCGAAGTGGTGGAATTTATATTTTTGACACCTTAGAAAATGCAAAAAATTATGCTGAAATGCATTCTAAGCGAGTTGAACAAATGGGTGCCACAAACATTGTTTCAGAATATTTTGAAATTAACGAACCTCTCTCAACTTTAAATAAAGGAATATAATTACCAAAGCTACTTAATAAAGTGGCTTTTTTTGTTTTAATTATTTCTCTTCTAATTTCTCCATTCCAAAATCGAAAATTTTAACATAAAGTATTTCGAAATGTAAGATTCTTTGACAAGCTCGGAATAACAGTAAAACAAATAAATTTCCTAACTTCGTTACCATTCAAATCATACACATGAAAAATATATTTTTATCAACAACTATTACCTTAGCTTCAATTTCTGCTTTTGGTCAAAATATTTCAAATCAAACTATAGATCAAGTCACAGAAAATGCCATGAAGACATTCAATGTTCCAGGAATTTCTGTTGCCGTAATTAAAGATGGAACAATTATTCATAGTAAAGGTTATGGTGTAAAATCAATCAAAACAGGAGAAAAATTACAATCGAATACAAATTTTGGAATCGCCTCTAATTCGAAAGCTTTTACAGCAGCGGCTTTAGCGATTTTAGTTGATGAAGGAAAAATGAATTGGGATGATAAAGTCATCAAACATATTCCCGAATTTAAAATGTATAATGAATATGTAACAAAAGAATTTACTATTCGTGATTTGTTAACACACCGAAGTGGTTTAGGCTTAGGTGCTGGCGATTTGATGGTATGGCCTGATGGACATAATTTCACACCAACCGATATTATCAACAATATTCAATATTTAAAACCTGTTTCAGATTTTCGTTCGAAATATGATTACGATAATCTTTTGTACATCATTGCTGGAGTTGTAGTAGAAAGAATTTCTGGACAATCTTGGACGGATTTTGTCACTCAACGATTAATCCAACCGATTGGCATGACAAATACAGCGGCAAATTTTCATCTGTTAAAAGATCAAAAAAATGTAATTGATCCACATGTGCCAATTGATGGTAAATTGCAAGTAATCGATCGTTATACCAATACGATTTTTGACGCAGCAGCAGGATTATATTCTAACGTTGATGATGTTGCAAAATGGTTACAATTTAATTTGAATAAAGGGAAAGTAAACGGAAAACAAATTATTTCTGAAAAACAAATGAAAGAAATGATTTCGCCTGTTACCTTGCAAAAAGTTGGAACTACTCCTCCATATAATTCATTGTTTAAAGCATATGGATTAGGTTGGCAATTGCAAGATTATAACGGAAAATTAGAAGTTTCGCACACTGGTGGTTTAGAAGGAATTGTAACGCAAACAATTTGGTATCCTCAAATCAATTTAGGAATTGTCGTTCTTACTAATCAACAAGCAGGTGTCGCATTTAACTCGGTTTCTAATACAATTAAAGATTTTTATTTAGGCAATCCCGAAAAAGATTGGGTTGCTTTCTACGATAATTTGATGAAATCTCGTGTGGCCGAAGCGGACGGAATAACAGATGAAGTTTGGAAAACAGTTGAAGCAAATCAGAAAAACAAAGCCCTTAAGGTTAATAAAAATGCATTCATCGGAACCTATAAAGATAATTGGTTTGGTGATGTTGAAATCTATGAGAAAAAAGGTAAATTAATTTTCGAATCGAAGCGTTCACCTCAATTAACCGGAGAAATATCATTTTATAAAGACAATACATATGCGGTAAAATGGTACAACAGATATTTCCATGCAGATGCTTTTGTTTTTGCTGAAATGAAAGATGGAAAAATGACAGGATTTACGATGAAAGCTATTTCACCAATGACAGATTTTAGTTACGATTTCCATGATTTAGATTTTACACGAAAATAAAAATTACCAATTCGAGTAATTCTTCAAAAAATTGTATCGAGAGCTTAGATGATTTTTCGTCTTAGTTCTCGATACAATTTTATATTTCTATCGAAATAAAAAATCACTCTAAATGATGTTAACTAAACATTTATGAAATTAAAAGGTTACGCATATGGATTAATTTCTTCCATATCTTACGGATTAATTCCGCTATTTATCCTACCTATAAAACAAGCAAATTTCCCAATAGACACCACTCTATTCTATCGATTCTTTTTCTCAGCGTTGATTGTTGGAGTTTATTTATTAATCAAAAAAAAATCATTCAAAATCGAATTGAAACAAATTCCTGTATTGATCACTCTTGGGTTATTATACGGAATTTCTGCTGATGCTTTATTTTTAGGTTACGATTATTTATCTGCTGGTATTGCCTCTACTTTACTATTTGTATATCCACTAATCGTCGCCATTATTATGGCTGTATTCTTCAAAGAGAAACTCACTATTTCTGCTATCGTAGCCATTGCATTTGTTTTGGCTGGCGTCATTTTATTGAGTTTTAAAGATGGTAAATTCGAACTAAATCCAATTGGTTTAGGCATTGTTTTTATCAGTGCTTTAGGTTATGGACTTTACATTGTCACGGTCAACAAATCGAAAGCAAAAGAGATAAAAGGTTTTACACTTAGCTTTTATTCATTCCTATTTACAACGATATATTACGCTATAAAAATGATTATACAAAAAGAATCATTTGTTCTTCCTTCGTTAGAATTAACGTTTAACTTTTTTACGTTTGCCTTTGTTACAACTGTTATTTCGAGTATTGCTTTAATTTTTGCAATTAAAGAGATTGGTTCTACAGCAACATCTATTCTGGGCGCATCGGAGCCTGTAGTTGCAGTTGGAGTGAGTGTCTTGTTATTTGGCGAAAACTTTTCGTGGAGTTTAGGTTTAGGAATTTTTATGATTATTTTAGGCGTAACACTTAATGTTCTCGGAGATGCATATCAACAAAAAAGGCTAAAAACTTCTTTATAGAAATAAACCTGAAAAATTATACAACAAAAAAACTGTCTTCAACAAGACAGTTTTTTTGTTATGAAATAAATTTATTTTTTAATTATTTTTCTTGTTATCGTTTTTCCATCTTTCAGATTAATTTTCACAAAATAAACACCTGATTTCAAAGACGATGTATTCAATCCTTTTAATGATTGATTTGATTTTAAAACAACTTGACCAATTGTATTTGATACCTCAACACTTGAAATCTGCTCATGAAAATTCGCATCAAATGTTAAATAATCTTTAACTGGATTAGGATAAATTTTAAATTCTTTCCCTTCAATTTGATGAACGGCTAAGTCATCTGTACTAAACTTGAAATTATCGTAATAAGCATCACCTCCGTAATTATTATGCAACATTGTAAATCCATGAACATCTAATTTCGTAAAATTATCTCCAGTGTAAACTAATTGATCGTTCAAGTAATACTTGATTTCATTTTCTGTGACTTCAATTTTAAAATTATTCCATTTATTAATCGACCAACCTTCTGCCGCATCAGCGTAATCAAAACCATAATTGATATCCTTTGTAATGTACAAATATCCTCTGTTTTCCATACCTAAACCTGCAACAGGGTAAAATTCATCTGTATCTGGATTAATTGTATACAAATTAAATTCGAAATCGGCACCGTTTCGTTTTGTTACAAATACATCAAAAGAAATTGTAAAATTCTTATAATCGACAGGTTTTTCAAACGTTTTTGTCACACCCATTACAGGAAACCATTTAGGTCCAAAATCTGGTTGATCTCCATTTTTAAAAGAATAAATTCCGTCACTCGCTTGTTCATCAGAAACAAGTTGATTATTTAAAAGCTCTCCATTTCCTTCGGCAACTTCCCAACCATTTTGTGCATGAATACTTCCTAATTCATATCCTTCTTTCGCTTCAAATGAAGTATTGGTTTGTGCAAATGAAATTGTACTGGCTGTAAGTAATAAAATGTAAAATTTTTTCATATTATATTAATTAAAAGTTAACAAGATAATCATTTTATGAATTAAAATTTAATAAAACTGCGAATTAATTATCTTATAAAAAAAACTCCTCTCAAAATGGAGAGGAGTTTCGATTTGAAATACTATTTTTATTAATGTTGTTGCGCATCAATTACAGCAATGGTAACCATATTCACAATTTCGCGAACTGTACTATCTAATTGTAATAAATGAATTGGTTTTTTCATTCCGATTAAAATAGGACCAACTGCTTCTATTTTTCCAAGTTCTTGTAATAATTTATACGAAATATTCGCAGATTCAAGATTTGGAAAAACCAATGTATTGGCATACGTTCCTGCTAATTTAGAAAACGGAAAATTACTTTGTAACTTCTCTTTGTTCACGGCAAAATTTGCCTGAATATCGCCATCGACTAAAATATCTGGATGATTTTGATGTAAATAATTCACTGCATTTTGAACTTTAGAAGCTGTTTCTCCTTTGTTCGATCCAAAGTTAGAATACGACAATAATGCAATTTTCGGTTCAATTTTAAATTTCTTAATTGTTTCATTAAACTGCAACGTAATATTGACTAAATCTTCAG
This portion of the Empedobacter stercoris genome encodes:
- the lepA gene encoding translation elongation factor 4 — encoded protein: MKNIRNFCIIAHIDHGKSTLADRLLQVTGTISDRELQNQTLDDMDLERERGITIKSHAIQMEYEKDGEKYILNLIDTPGHVDFSYEVSRSIAACEGALLIVDAAQSIQAQTISNLYLALENDLEIIPVLNKIDLPSANPEEVTDDIVDLLGCEPEDVLRCSGKTGEGVLELLHTIIEKVPAPVGDPEAPLQALIFDSVYNPFRGIEAFYKVVNGEIKKGDQVKFMATNKKYGADEIGTLKLNQVEKKVIKTGDVGYIISGIKEAAEVKVGDTITLVDRPAAEAIDGFEEVKPMVFAGIYPVDTEDYEDLRASIEKLRLNDASLTFEAESSAALGFGFRCGFLGMLHLEIIQERLEREFNMTVITTVPNVSYEAYLEKDPDKMIAVHNPSELPDPSGLNRVEEPYIRAAIITKSEFVGPVMSLCIEKRGELQSQNYLTQHRVEMIFNMPLAEVVFDFYDRLKSISKGYASFDYAPSGMRASKLVKVDIMINGEVVDALSALIHVDNAYNIGKKMCEKLRELIPRQQFDIPIQAAIGAKIIARETIKALRKDVTAKCYGGDISRKRKLLEKQKAGKKKMRQIGRVEVPQSAFLAVLKLND
- a CDS encoding monooxygenase — translated: MILLQINFDFPVEYMGENLTNNAQPLAESINLEKGFISKIWIENKETARSGGIYIFDTLENAKNYAEMHSKRVEQMGATNIVSEYFEINEPLSTLNKGI
- a CDS encoding DMT family transporter — protein: MKLKGYAYGLISSISYGLIPLFILPIKQANFPIDTTLFYRFFFSALIVGVYLLIKKKSFKIELKQIPVLITLGLLYGISADALFLGYDYLSAGIASTLLFVYPLIVAIIMAVFFKEKLTISAIVAIAFVLAGVILLSFKDGKFELNPIGLGIVFISALGYGLYIVTVNKSKAKEIKGFTLSFYSFLFTTIYYAIKMIIQKESFVLPSLELTFNFFTFAFVTTVISSIALIFAIKEIGSTATSILGASEPVVAVGVSVLLFGENFSWSLGLGIFMIILGVTLNVLGDAYQQKRLKTSL
- a CDS encoding T9SS type A sorting domain-containing protein, with product MKKFYILLLTASTISFAQTNTSFEAKEGYELGSIHAQNGWEVAEGNGELLNNQLVSDEQASDGIYSFKNGDQPDFGPKWFPVMGVTKTFEKPVDYKNFTISFDVFVTKRNGADFEFNLYTINPDTDEFYPVAGLGMENRGYLYITKDINYGFDYADAAEGWSINKWNNFKIEVTENEIKYYLNDQLVYTGDNFTKLDVHGFTMLHNNYGGDAYYDNFKFSTDDLAVHQIEGKEFKIYPNPVKDYLTFDANFHEQISSVEVSNTIGQVVLKSNQSLKGLNTSSLKSGVYFVKINLKDGKTITRKIIKK
- a CDS encoding serine hydrolase gives rise to the protein MKNIFLSTTITLASISAFGQNISNQTIDQVTENAMKTFNVPGISVAVIKDGTIIHSKGYGVKSIKTGEKLQSNTNFGIASNSKAFTAAALAILVDEGKMNWDDKVIKHIPEFKMYNEYVTKEFTIRDLLTHRSGLGLGAGDLMVWPDGHNFTPTDIINNIQYLKPVSDFRSKYDYDNLLYIIAGVVVERISGQSWTDFVTQRLIQPIGMTNTAANFHLLKDQKNVIDPHVPIDGKLQVIDRYTNTIFDAAAGLYSNVDDVAKWLQFNLNKGKVNGKQIISEKQMKEMISPVTLQKVGTTPPYNSLFKAYGLGWQLQDYNGKLEVSHTGGLEGIVTQTIWYPQINLGIVVLTNQQAGVAFNSVSNTIKDFYLGNPEKDWVAFYDNLMKSRVAEADGITDEVWKTVEANQKNKALKVNKNAFIGTYKDNWFGDVEIYEKKGKLIFESKRSPQLTGEISFYKDNTYAVKWYNRYFHADAFVFAEMKDGKMTGFTMKAISPMTDFSYDFHDLDFTRK